In one window of Primulina tabacum isolate GXHZ01 chromosome 8, ASM2559414v2, whole genome shotgun sequence DNA:
- the LOC142552995 gene encoding transcription factor bHLH14-like — protein MDDDFIISSQSLFSPILEQQQPTVIQKKLQYILQNEHGGWAYAIFWKSSRDDNNGRIFLTWGEGHFQGTKQRSSKSVSPQPERKKIMIEIQALIADATGPVDGEVTDVEWLYVMSLAQSFSLGDGIVGKAFNSGCLIWLSGENQLRSYNCQRVKEVQIHGMQTMVCIPTSNGVVELGSDAVIAENWSLVQQVKSLFESSSSNPADHRTSKGAQFVEKIISFADVGEMADFQEDGDAAAVFPSKQEANMNKTLVNKPELPFSSYLQDSDRSDSIYDCHFLLETSTNVETKGSTNTPAKKRGRKPSMGSDVSLNHVEAERQRREKLNHRFYALRSVVPNVSRMDKASLLFDAVSYIKELKSKIEELERETKKVKVETADTMDNQSTCTTSVDQIRPPPSTTNINSTSLEVEVKIVGVDAMIRVQADNANYQATRLMNAMRELELQVHHASMSCVNDLMLQDVVVRVPDGFRCEDALKNALVVRLEQ, from the coding sequence ATGGATGATGACTTtatcatctcctctcaatctttATTTTCTCCCATACTGGAACAACAACAGCCTACTGTGATTCAAAAGAAGCTTCAATACATACTACAGAACGAGCACGGTGGGTGGGCGTATGCCATATTCTGGAAGAGCTCCAGAGATGATAATAATGGACGCATTTTTCTCACATGGGGAGAAGGTCATTTTCAGGGGACCAAGCAAAGGTCTTCCAAATCCGTCTCTCCTCAGCCTGAGAGAAAGAAAATCATGATAGAAATTCAGGCTCTCATTGCTGATGCCACGGGTCCAGTGGACGGTGAGGTCACGGATGTTGAGTGGCTTTATGTTATGTCCCTTGCTCAGTCCTTCTCCCTCGGTGACGGCATCGTGGGCAAGGCCTTTAATTCTGGGTGTCTGATTTGGTTGAGCGGTGAGAATCAGCTCAGGTCTTACAACTGTCAACGAGtaaaagaagtgcagatccatGGGATGCAAACCATGGTCTGTATCCCTACTTCCAATGGTGTTGTTGAGCTGGGATCTGATGCTGTCATCGCCGAGAACTGGAGCTTAGTTCAACAGGTGAAATCGCTCTTTGAATCTTCTTCTTCAAACCCAGCCGACCATCGCACCTCAAAGGGTGCGCAGTTCGTAGAAAAAATCATTTCGTTTGCAGATGTCGGGGAGATGGCTGATTTTCAAGAGGACGGAGATGCTGCAGCAGTATTTCCCAGCAAACAAGAAGCCAATATGAACAAGACACTGGTTAACAAACCTGAGTTACCGTTTTCTTCTTATCTGCAAGATTCGGACCGCTCAGATTCAATTTACGATTGCCATTTCTTACTAGAGACTAGCACTAACGTTGAAACCAAGGGTAGTACCAATACTCCAGCCAAGAAGAGGGGCAGAAAGCCAAGCATGGGGTCCGACGTGTCACTGAACCACGTGGAAGCGGAGCGGCAGAGGAGGGAGAAGCTGAACCATCGCTTCTACGCCCTGCGGTCGGTGGTTCCTAACGTGTCGAGGATGGACAAGGCCTCACTCCTATTCGATGCCGTTTCCTACATCAAAGAGCTCAAGTCCAAGATAGAGGAGCTTGAACGAGAAACCAAGAAAGTGAAAGTCGAAACAGCGGATACAATGGACAACCAAAGCACCTGCACCACGTCGGTGGATCAAATCAGGCCCCCGCCCAGCACCACCAATATCAATTCTACTTCACTGGAAGTTGAAGTGAAGATTGTTGGGGTTGATGCGATGATTCGGGTTCAGGCCGACAACGCCAATTACCAGGCCACAAGGTTGATGAACGCCATGAGAGAGCTGGAGCTGCAGGTCCACCACGCCAGCATGTCGTGTGTGAATGATTTAATGCTTCAAGATGTCGTCGTTAGGGTTCCCGATGGATTCAGATGCGAAGATGCGTTGAAAAACGCTCTTGTTGTGAGATTGGAGCAGTAA
- the LOC142552996 gene encoding rho GTPase-activating protein 5, with protein MTRRLFRSKSCTLSMPFNSSSPTPPSAYTYHQEEEEEEEEEEEEPEEEDEGYFGDFNSDDEADYDSENPATTPFISPMKNSCNLNQQQQFSVIAVVASALRRSLVTCSLEEDDVESDVDIGWPTDVRHVSHVTFDRFNGFLGIPVELQPEVPRKPPSASTSVFGVSPQSMQCSYDHRGNSVPVILLRMQNRLYSEGGLQAEGIFRINAENSQEENVRKQLNRGVVPHGIDVHCLSGLIKAWFRELPSGVLDCLTPEQVMHCNTEEECTQLVKLLPHTEAALLDWAINLMADVAHHEHQNKMNSRNIAMVFAPNMTQMADPLTALIHAVQVMNFLKTLIVKTLHERENHSRSATASNERDHQLVVKEQSADDYSLKQSPDNNNPSWSATKRRTLAGSFKEEYDMEAEGILNRLSLRRGMRKLCRHPVFQLSKTVKKNGGLEL; from the exons ATGACGCGGCGGCTTTTCAGATCCAAGTCTTGCACGCTCTCGATGCCATTCAACTCTTCTTCTCCAACGCCGCCCTCTGCGTATACGTACCAccaggaagaagaagaagaagaagaagaagaagaagaagaaccagAAGAAGAAGACGAGGGATATTTCGGGGATTTCAACAGCGATGATGAAGCCGACTACGATTCCGAGAATCCGGCTACTACCCCATTTATCAGCCCCATGAAAAATTCTTGTAATCTCAATCAGCAGCAGCAGTTTTCAGTTATCGCGGTGGTTGCTTCGGCGCTTCGCAGGTCGCTGGTCACCTGCAGCTTGGAGGAGGACGACGTCGAGTCGGACGTAGACATTGGATGGCCCACCGACGTACGACACGTGTCCCATGTTACGTTCGATCGGTTCAATGGATTTCTTGGAATCCCTGTCGAGCTCCAGCCGGAAGTACCCCGTAAACCCCCCAGCGCCAG TACAAGTGTGTTTGGAGTCTCCCCGCAGTCAATGCAGTGTTCCTATGATCATAGAGGAAACAGTGTGCCCGTAATACTTCTTCGGATGCAGAATCGTTTGTATTCAGAAGGCGGCCTCCaa GCAGAAGGAATTTTTCGAATAAACGCCGAGAATAGTCAAGAAGAAAATGTTAGGAAGCAACTCAATAGAGGTGTTGTGCCACATGGAATTGATGTCCACTGCTTATCCGGACTGATAAAG GCATGGTTTAGAGAGCTTCCTTCGGGAGTTCTCGACTGTCTGACGCCCGAACAGGTGATGCACTGCAACACTGAAGAAGAGTGCACCCAACTTGTGAAGCTACTTCCTCATACCGAAGCAGCATTACTCGACTGGGCGATAAATTTGATGGCGGACGTGGCGCATCATGAGCATCAGAACAAGATGAATTCAAGGAACATCGCAATGGTATTTGCTCCTAATATGACCCAAATGGCTGATCCCCTGACGGCATTGATCCATGCCGTGCAAGTCATGAACTTTCTTAAGACGCTGATCGTGAAAACCCTCCACGAAAGAGAGAATCATTCTCGATCAGCTACCGCTTCAAACGAAAGGGATCATCAACTGGTGGTGAAGGAGCAATCTGCTGATGATTATAGCCTCAAACAATCTCCCGATAATAATAACCCCTCGTGGAGTGCCACTAAAAGGCGTACATTGGCCGGTAGCTTTAAAGAGGAATACGACATGGAAGCGGAGGGCATATTGAATCGTCTAAGTTTGCGCAGAGGTATGCGAAAGCTGTGCCGACATCCCGTGTTTCAGTTGAGCAAGACAGTGAAGAAGAATGGTGGCTTGGAGCTGTAA